From Leptospira congkakensis, one genomic window encodes:
- a CDS encoding glutathione peroxidase: MSDEFYKIKVKRGSEEVPLEQFKDKVLLIVNTASECGFTPQYKGLQETYDRWKGKGLEVLAFPCNQFGEQEPGTDAEIKLFCERTFLTTFPIFSKLEVNGPNTDPLYKHLKKQAPGIFGSLDIKWNFTKFLIDKNGNVVKRYAPITKPEAIEKDIEKLVQA; this comes from the coding sequence ATGTCAGATGAATTTTACAAAATCAAAGTAAAACGAGGTTCCGAGGAAGTTCCTTTGGAACAGTTTAAAGACAAAGTGTTACTCATTGTCAACACAGCTAGTGAGTGTGGTTTTACCCCACAATACAAAGGGCTTCAGGAAACTTATGACCGTTGGAAAGGAAAGGGTTTGGAAGTATTGGCTTTCCCGTGCAATCAATTTGGTGAACAAGAACCGGGAACAGATGCAGAAATAAAATTATTTTGCGAAAGAACATTCTTAACAACCTTTCCTATTTTTTCTAAACTAGAAGTGAATGGTCCAAATACAGATCCACTCTACAAACATCTCAAAAAACAAGCTCCAGGGATTTTCGGTTCCCTTGACATCAAGTGGAATTTCACAAAATTCTTAATCGATAAAAATGGAAACGTTGTGAAACGATATGCCCCCATTA